In Streptomyces sannanensis, the DNA window CTGCCCAAGGAGCTGCGGCGCGACCTGCGCGCGGAGGCGGCCTCGCTCAACGAGCGGTGACTGTCAGTCCCTCGTCGTAACGTTGGGCACATGCAGATCTTCGGAGTGGACATCGGCGGGTCCGGCATCAAGGGCGCGCCCGTGGACGTGGAGCTCGGCGATCTGGCCGAGGAACGCCACAAGGTGCTGACCCCGCATCCGGCCACGCCGGACGCGACGGCCGGTGCGGTGGCCGAGGTGGTCAGCCACTTCGGCTGGTCGGGCCCGATCGGCATCACCTTCCCGGGCGTCGTCACGCGCCGTACGGTCCGGACCGCGGCGAACGTGGACAAGGCATGGATCGGCGTGGACGCGGTCCGTCTGCTCGGCGACCGGCTCGGCGGACTGCCGGTCACCGTGCTCAACGACGCCGATGCGGCCGGGACGGCCGAGATGTCCTTCGGCGCGGGCCGCGACCGCACCGGCACGGTCATGCTGCTCACGTTCGGCACGGGCATCGGCAGCGCACTGTTCCGCGACGGCCTGCTGGTGCCCAACACCGAACTGGGACATCTGGAGCTGGGTGGCCACGACGCGGAGAAGTACGCCTCGACCAAGGTCAAGGAGGACGAGGGGCTCAACTGGTCCCGCTGGGCCCACCGCGTCCAGAAGTACCTGACCCATGTCGAGATGCTCTTCTCGCCGGAGCTCTTCATCATCGGCGGCGGCGTCAGCCGCAAGGCCGAGAAGTTCATCCCCCTGATCGAGGGCATCCGGGCCGAGATCCTCCCGGCGGAGCTGCAGAACAACGCGGGCATCGTGGGAGCGGCGATGGCCGCGAAGGCCGCCGCGGGACGTTAGTACTGCAACCGCACTCGCGCTATCGCCGCAGGTCAAGCGCGGTACACCGCCCGCCCGCATGTGACGAGCCATCAGCCACTTGGAGCGTTGACCTGCCGGTTCGCGGTTCGACCGAATGCGGGAACCGGAATCCTCCACTGACGCATCGCCAGTGGAAGAACTCCGCTGCACCCGCCCTGACCTGCGGTGACGCAATGAGTGCGGTTGCAGTATTAGGGGTGTCCGGCGGATCAGGCCGGGCCCGGCCTGATCGACCGACAGGACCTAACGCCTGGCGGCGGCACGCTTTCGCCGCATCAGCCGCACCTTCCGTACGGTCACGATGAGCCCGGCGAGCAGCGTCCCCCCGTACAGCCAGCCCGCATGCAGCGCCAGCATGGTGACGAGGGCCATGATCTGCCCGCCCATGCCCTCGGTCCCCCCTGCGATCGGCCATGTGCCCAGGGTGAACGCGATCGGCACCACGATGGGCGCGGCGACCAGATCGGCCCCGCGTACCCACAGCGAGGTCAGCGCGCTGACGGGCAGGAACAGCAGCCCGTACACCAGCGGCGACCCGTCGAACAGCAACTGGTCCAGGCACCCGAGCACCAGCATCACCGTCATCGCGAACAGCCCGGTGCCGAGCCCGGTCAGCCGCGGATCGGGAAACCGCCGCACCCCGACGCCCCCGGGCGGCGTGGCAACCCGGTAGACGGCGGAGGGCTGCTGTGCACGTGTCCTGTAGTGCTCCACCGGACCAACGTAGGTCGCGGGGCGCGGCGAATCCCGGGTTGGACACGCGCTTTGGACGAGCTTGGGGATGCGTTCGATGGCAGGTGACCATCCGATTGGGGCATTGTTAGGCGTGGGGAGGAGGTGTTCATATGACAGCGACGCTTCCGGAGGCAGACGTGGCGGCGGCAGAGCACAAGAGCTTGCGCGAGGTCGCCCATGAGCTCCCGGTCCCCGAGGGTTTCCGGGTGGAGATCATCGGGGGTGTGATCATCGTGTCGCCATCGCCGACAGGAAAGCACGGACGAGTGGTGTGGCGGCTGGTCGACATGCTGCTGCCGAAGCTGCCCGAGGGGTACGGCATCGAGACCAATCTGGGGGTGGACAAGAGAGCCGGAGCCGACGACTACGCCATCCCGGATCTGTTCGTGGCACCCGAGGAGGTGCTGGACACCGCGAGTACGGAAATCCTGCCCGAGGCAGTGATCCTCGTGGCCGAGGTGGTGTCGCAGTCCAGCCAGACCACGGACCGGGTCGCCAAGCTCAAGCAGTACGCAGAGTCCGGCATCCCGGTCTACCTCCTGGTGGACCCGCATGCCGGTGAGATCACCGTGTTCTCCGACCCGGCCATGGCCACGGGCGAGTACAGGGCACGGCACACCGTCCCTTGGGGGGACATCCTCGCCCTGCCCGGGCCTCTCGGCGCCGAAATCGACAGCGCCTGCTTTCCGTCGCTGCAGGGTTGGACACGCCCGTAGACTGGGGGATCGGCCCCCTGTCCGGGCCGGTCCATACACCTCTCGCACCGGGAAGTCGCCAACGTGTCGCTCACGATCGGAATCGTCGGTCTGCCGAATGTCGGCAAGTCGACCCTGTTCAACGCCCTGACCAAGAACGACGTGCTGGCGGCCAACTACCCGTTCGCCACCATTGAGCCCAACGTCGGCGTCGTCGGTGTGCCCGACGCCCGTCTCGGCAAGCTCGCCGAGGTCTTCGGCTCGCAGCGCATCCTTCCCGCCACCGTCGACTTCGTCGACATCGCCGGCATCGTGCGCGGCGCCAGCGAGGGCGAGGGCCTGGGCAACAAGTTCCTCGCGAACATCCGTGAGTCCGACGCGATCTGCCAGGTCATCCGCGCCTTCAAGGACGAGAACGTCGTCCACGTCGACGGCAAGGTCTCGCCCAAGGACGACATCGAGACGATCAACACCGAGCTGATCCTCG includes these proteins:
- the ppgK gene encoding polyphosphate--glucose phosphotransferase, encoding MQIFGVDIGGSGIKGAPVDVELGDLAEERHKVLTPHPATPDATAGAVAEVVSHFGWSGPIGITFPGVVTRRTVRTAANVDKAWIGVDAVRLLGDRLGGLPVTVLNDADAAGTAEMSFGAGRDRTGTVMLLTFGTGIGSALFRDGLLVPNTELGHLELGGHDAEKYASTKVKEDEGLNWSRWAHRVQKYLTHVEMLFSPELFIIGGGVSRKAEKFIPLIEGIRAEILPAELQNNAGIVGAAMAAKAAAGR
- a CDS encoding DUF6542 domain-containing protein — its product is MRRFPDPRLTGLGTGLFAMTVMLVLGCLDQLLFDGSPLVYGLLFLPVSALTSLWVRGADLVAAPIVVPIAFTLGTWPIAGGTEGMGGQIMALVTMLALHAGWLYGGTLLAGLIVTVRKVRLMRRKRAAARR
- a CDS encoding Uma2 family endonuclease, which produces MTATLPEADVAAAEHKSLREVAHELPVPEGFRVEIIGGVIIVSPSPTGKHGRVVWRLVDMLLPKLPEGYGIETNLGVDKRAGADDYAIPDLFVAPEEVLDTASTEILPEAVILVAEVVSQSSQTTDRVAKLKQYAESGIPVYLLVDPHAGEITVFSDPAMATGEYRARHTVPWGDILALPGPLGAEIDSACFPSLQGWTRP